In Lotus japonicus ecotype B-129 chromosome 5, LjGifu_v1.2, one genomic interval encodes:
- the LOC130719839 gene encoding uncharacterized protein LOC130719839: MNIKPFIFLCSLSVVVLISTVLADRLSRDEIRAAGGIHESLVGCDRQKEYSLNGEKMNMEAYHTNCKGGYGGGGTGGGGSGGGGGGGGGGGGGSGGSGEGGYGGGGSGSGGSGGGSGGGGDGSGGGGGSGGSGGGSEGGGSSGGGSGGGSYGGGGSSGGSGGGGSEGGGSSGGGSGGSGGSGSEGGGSSGGGSGGSSGSGYGGGGGSGGSGGGGGSGGGGSEGGGSSGSGGGGSGSGGGGYSGGGGSGSGGSGGGGSEGGGSGGGGYSGGGSSGRSGGGGGGGSGGGSGGGGGHSGGGSGGGGGSGGEGGGSGGGGYGGGGGSGGEGGGGGSAGGSGGGSCGGSGHHKGSSGHHGHHGHKGGGGKGGKGGGY, from the exons ATGAATATCAAGccttttattttcttatgttCTCTTTCTGTTGTGGTTCTCATCTCTACGGTGTTGGCTGACAGACTATCTAGAGATGAGATTCGAG CTGCTGGTGGAATTCATGAAAGTCTTGTGGGGTGTGATCGCCAGAAAGAATATT CTCTAAATGGTGAAAAGATGAATATGGAAGCTTATCATACAAATTGCAAAGGCGgatatggtggtggtgggactGGTGGTGGAGGAagcggtggaggtggtggtggcggcggcggtggtggcggcggcagtGGTGGAAGTGGTGAAGGgggttatggtggtggtggtagtgggaGTGGAGGATCAGGTGGTGGAAGTGGAGGAGGCGGCGATGgaagtggtggaggtggtgggagtggaggaagtggtggtggtagtgaagGTGGAGGAAGCAGTGGTGGTGGAAGTGGTGGAGGTAGTTATGGAGGCGGAGGAAGTAGTGGTGGAAGTGGAGGAGGTGGTAGTGAAGGTGGAGGaagcagtggtggtggtagtggaggAAGCGGTGGAAGTGGTAGTGAAGGTGGAGGaagcagtggtggtggtagtggaggAAGCAGTGGAAGTGGTtatggcggcggtggtggaagtggaggaagcggtggaggtggaggaagcGGAGGAGGTGGTAGTGAAGGTGGAGGAAGTagtggaagtggtggtggtggcagtggaaGTGGTGGAGGTGGTTATAGCGGCGGTGGTGGAAGCGGGAGTGGAGGAAGTGGAGGAGGTGGTAGTGAAGGCGGAGGAAGTGGTGGGGGTGGTTATAGTGGTGGTGGAAGCAGTGGCAggagtggtggtggaggcggagGTGGAAGTGGTGGCGGAAGCGGAGGTGGAGGCGGTCATAGCGGTGGTGgaagtggtggaggtggtggaagCGGTGGTGAAGGAGGTGGAAGCGGAGGAGGaggttatggtggtggtggtggtagtggaggAGAAGGTGGTGGAGGTGGCAGTGCAGGAGGAAGTGGAGGGGGAAGTTGTGGGGGAAGCGGTCATCACAAAGGGTCTAGCGGCCATCATGGTCATCATGGCCATAAAGGAGGTGGTGGGAAAGGAGGAAAAGGCGGAGGGTATTAA